One window of the Runella slithyformis DSM 19594 genome contains the following:
- a CDS encoding VOC family protein has product METNNLINGIHHVTAIAADPQQNVDFYVGLLGLRLVKKTVNFDAPDVYHLYYGDETGNAGSILTFFPFGKGSQKGRHGKGQAATTSFSIPMEAIDFWTKRFDQYGILYKSPQQRFNEVFIYFEDPDGLGLELVANSADARPGFTYGHIPLEYSIRGFWNVEIWETSYERTEALLANSLNYEFVAEAGARRRYAPRGAAEGQFVDIVWDSNNRWGMNGAGTVHHVAFDTPTDSSQLEVREAVLSAGFMPTHVLDRQYFHSIYFREPGGVLFEVATTPPGFLLDEEKAKLGEALKLPPWQERNRAQIEQLLQPISLEAVYQKYNINH; this is encoded by the coding sequence ATGGAAACGAACAATTTAATTAACGGCATTCACCACGTCACGGCCATCGCCGCTGACCCTCAGCAAAACGTGGATTTTTACGTAGGTTTATTGGGCTTGAGATTGGTCAAAAAAACGGTCAATTTTGACGCACCCGATGTGTATCACCTCTATTACGGGGACGAAACCGGCAACGCCGGCAGCATTCTGACCTTCTTCCCCTTTGGAAAAGGAAGTCAAAAAGGGCGTCATGGAAAAGGACAGGCCGCAACCACGTCTTTCTCCATTCCGATGGAAGCCATTGATTTTTGGACCAAACGCTTTGACCAATACGGTATTTTGTATAAAAGTCCTCAACAGCGTTTCAACGAAGTATTCATTTACTTTGAAGATCCCGATGGTTTAGGATTGGAACTGGTTGCCAACAGCGCAGACGCGCGCCCGGGTTTTACTTACGGTCATATTCCGTTGGAATACTCCATTCGTGGATTTTGGAACGTTGAAATTTGGGAAACAAGCTACGAACGCACCGAAGCGCTGCTGGCCAATTCACTCAATTATGAATTTGTGGCCGAAGCCGGTGCCCGTCGCCGCTACGCTCCCAGAGGTGCTGCCGAAGGACAATTTGTGGACATCGTTTGGGACAGCAACAACCGTTGGGGCATGAACGGTGCCGGTACCGTTCACCACGTAGCGTTTGATACGCCCACCGACAGTTCGCAGTTGGAAGTACGGGAAGCCGTCCTTTCGGCCGGATTTATGCCGACACACGTGCTTGACCGTCAGTATTTTCATTCCATTTACTTCCGCGAGCCGGGCGGAGTGCTGTTTGAAGTAGCCACCACGCCTCCGGGTTTTTTGTTGGACGAAGAAAAAGCAAAATTAGGAGAAGCGCTCAAATTGCCGCCTTGGCAGGAACGCAATCGCGCACAAATTGAGCAGTTACTGCAACCAATTTCGCTGGAAGCCGTTTATCAAAAATATAACATCAACCATTAA
- a CDS encoding pirin family protein, which yields MKTFKTISYVWQGRPQQVGDGFVGQSMIPSQRFQDFSPFLMLDHHGPMQVKPSRIPKGVDEHPHRGIETVTVVFEGALQHRDSAGNKGVIFAGDVQWMSAASGLVHEEKHEANFSRQGGILDFVQLWVNLPRAHKMEKPRYQELTSAQIPALAINDTAQLRVIAGELNGLKGPALTYTPVLLAEVIATGESQFELSLPEGFNVAIHVAQGEATLNEAEKAAAKSLVKLSREGEWVSVATSSKGARLLILGGEPINEPIVSYGPFVMNTQAEIMQTIQDYQSGKMGFLEPVEYG from the coding sequence ATGAAAACTTTCAAAACCATTTCATACGTATGGCAGGGACGTCCGCAGCAAGTGGGCGACGGATTTGTGGGACAAAGCATGATTCCTTCCCAACGCTTTCAGGATTTCAGCCCGTTTTTGATGCTCGACCACCACGGTCCCATGCAGGTGAAGCCGTCCCGGATACCCAAAGGCGTGGACGAACATCCGCACCGAGGCATCGAAACCGTGACCGTCGTGTTTGAAGGTGCATTACAACACCGTGATTCGGCGGGCAATAAGGGCGTCATTTTTGCGGGCGATGTCCAGTGGATGTCAGCCGCCTCGGGCTTGGTGCATGAAGAAAAGCACGAGGCCAATTTCTCGCGTCAGGGCGGTATATTGGATTTTGTGCAGTTGTGGGTGAATTTGCCCCGAGCGCATAAAATGGAAAAACCCCGTTATCAGGAACTGACTTCGGCGCAAATTCCTGCCCTAGCGATCAATGACACTGCTCAATTACGGGTCATTGCGGGCGAATTGAACGGCCTGAAAGGGCCTGCCTTGACCTATACGCCCGTATTATTGGCGGAAGTCATTGCCACGGGCGAAAGCCAATTTGAGTTGTCATTGCCCGAAGGTTTCAACGTGGCTATTCACGTAGCACAGGGCGAAGCAACGTTGAACGAAGCGGAAAAAGCCGCCGCCAAAAGCCTGGTGAAGTTGAGCCGGGAGGGTGAGTGGGTTTCGGTTGCAACATCCTCCAAAGGGGCTCGGTTGTTGATTTTGGGCGGTGAGCCAATCAATGAGCCGATTGTCAGTTATGGTCCGTTTGTGATGAATACGCAAGCCGAAATCATGCAGACGATTCAGGATTATCAGTCGGGAAAAATGGGTTTTTTGGAACCGGTTGAGTACGGATAA
- a CDS encoding VOC family protein: protein MQTNRLLKGLHHVTATVNDAQEDYDFYTQLLGLRLVKKTVNFDNNFVYHFYYADQVGTPGTVFTTFPYKGHGVRQGEEGSGMIISTAFSVLGSSLDFWQRRLTDAGISVVPFKRFEQHGLWFRDPSGLQLELIADDSDPRIPFETHEIDTAVGIRGIHHVTLWVATHDWDVLRQFLTAEMNMEEVAREENRIRLNVHEGGAGSCLELLLAEPTVPRGKNGLGTVHHVAWKIENEEAQLALRHRLAEELGMQVTEVKDRKYFRSIYFRLPSGQLFEVATEGPGFDVDESVAELGTHLMLPDDKEYNRAVIEARLPEIHL, encoded by the coding sequence ATGCAAACCAATCGTCTCCTTAAAGGCCTGCACCACGTCACGGCAACTGTCAATGATGCGCAGGAAGATTATGATTTCTATACCCAACTGTTAGGGCTTCGTCTGGTCAAAAAGACGGTCAATTTTGACAATAACTTTGTGTACCACTTCTATTATGCCGACCAAGTGGGCACGCCCGGGACCGTTTTTACCACCTTTCCGTACAAAGGTCACGGCGTACGACAGGGCGAAGAAGGTTCGGGAATGATTATTTCCACCGCTTTTTCGGTGTTGGGCTCCTCATTGGATTTTTGGCAGCGTCGCCTGACCGATGCAGGCATCTCAGTGGTACCATTTAAACGTTTTGAGCAGCATGGGCTGTGGTTTCGGGACCCTTCGGGACTTCAATTGGAATTGATTGCCGACGATAGTGACCCCCGAATTCCGTTCGAAACCCACGAAATAGACACTGCCGTTGGCATTCGCGGCATTCATCACGTCACGTTGTGGGTAGCGACACACGATTGGGACGTGTTGCGGCAATTTTTGACCGCCGAAATGAACATGGAGGAAGTGGCGCGGGAAGAAAACCGAATTCGCCTGAATGTACATGAAGGCGGAGCAGGCAGTTGTCTGGAGTTATTATTGGCAGAACCCACTGTGCCGCGCGGAAAAAACGGCCTCGGCACGGTGCATCATGTAGCGTGGAAAATCGAAAATGAAGAAGCTCAATTGGCCCTGCGCCATCGTTTGGCGGAAGAATTGGGCATGCAGGTGACCGAGGTCAAAGACCGTAAGTATTTTCGCTCCATTTATTTCCGATTGCCTTCGGGCCAACTGTTTGAAGTGGCTACCGAAGGCCCCGGGTTTGATGTAGACGAATCGGTGGCAGAATTAGGCACGCACCTGATGTTGCCCGACGATAAAGAATACAACCGAGCCGTTATTGAGGCAAGATTGCCGGAGATTCACTTATAA
- a CDS encoding RNA polymerase sigma factor, whose amino-acid sequence MTEVHRMAEHLFRHESGKMLAVLTRLYGFSNYDIARDVVQDTLLAAMQQWKLNGIPDNPTGWLYATAKNKVLDRLRRAKKWEEISPDIIHDFQSEEQMQSRIDQLFLDHEIEDSQLRMMFACCHPSLAPEAQITLILRTLCGLSIPEIAKAFLSNDETVNKRLYRAKEKIRSTPIVPEVPAGDELSARLDAVLKTVYLLFNEGYNSQHPDRLIKQELCDEALRLGTLLHEHRYTAFPKTAALLSLMYFQSSRFDARLDEEGAIVLLAHQNRQRWDRDRIKKGREFLNKASYGPEISAYHLEAAIASYHAQAESFETTNWQAIMYLYRLLEQLTPSITVQFNKAVATGFAEGPQRGLEALLPLKELEKNQYYHTALGDFYVQMQDTDAAKKHYETALRYTLSKAEWQLISKKIEGLP is encoded by the coding sequence ATGACGGAAGTCCATCGGATGGCGGAGCATCTTTTTCGGCACGAGTCGGGAAAGATGCTCGCCGTTCTTACGCGCCTGTATGGATTCTCCAATTACGACATCGCCCGGGATGTCGTACAGGATACCCTATTGGCAGCCATGCAACAGTGGAAACTCAACGGTATTCCCGACAACCCCACGGGCTGGCTTTACGCCACGGCCAAAAACAAAGTATTGGACCGGCTGCGCAGAGCGAAAAAATGGGAGGAGATAAGTCCCGATATCATCCATGACTTTCAATCGGAAGAGCAGATGCAAAGCCGTATTGATCAATTGTTTCTGGACCATGAGATCGAAGACAGTCAACTGCGGATGATGTTTGCGTGCTGTCATCCGAGCTTAGCGCCCGAAGCCCAGATCACCCTGATTTTACGCACCCTCTGCGGACTTTCGATTCCTGAAATTGCCAAAGCATTTTTATCAAACGACGAAACTGTCAACAAACGCCTCTACCGCGCCAAAGAAAAAATTCGCAGTACGCCCATTGTGCCGGAAGTGCCGGCGGGCGATGAACTCTCGGCGCGCCTGGATGCCGTTTTAAAAACCGTCTATCTGCTTTTTAATGAAGGGTACAACTCTCAGCATCCCGACCGACTTATCAAGCAGGAGCTGTGCGATGAAGCGCTGCGATTAGGTACGTTGCTGCACGAGCATCGGTATACCGCTTTTCCCAAAACCGCCGCCCTGCTGTCGCTGATGTATTTTCAATCTTCCCGATTTGATGCCCGTCTGGATGAGGAAGGCGCCATTGTTCTTCTGGCACACCAAAACCGTCAGAGATGGGACCGGGATCGAATCAAAAAGGGAAGGGAGTTTTTAAACAAAGCCTCGTACGGCCCCGAAATCAGCGCCTACCATCTGGAAGCAGCCATTGCAAGTTATCATGCACAGGCTGAAAGCTTTGAAACGACCAACTGGCAGGCCATCATGTACCTGTATCGGTTATTGGAACAGCTCACCCCAAGCATAACGGTACAGTTCAATAAAGCCGTCGCTACGGGATTTGCCGAGGGGCCGCAACGAGGGCTTGAAGCGCTGCTGCCATTAAAAGAGCTTGAAAAGAATCAGTACTATCATACCGCTCTGGGCGATTTTTACGTTCAGATGCAGGATACCGATGCCGCCAAAAAACACTATGAAACAGCTCTTCGGTATACGTTATCCAAAGCTGAATGGCAGCTGATTTCGAAGAAAATTGAGGGCCTTCCTTAA
- a CDS encoding alpha/beta hydrolase, with protein sequence MHNIKNTVWAGQPLAQAKRVLIMAHGRGASAQSILSLAAELDVNDFALAAPQATGHTWYPYSFLAPEAQNEPGLSAGLEVLGQLVEDIKREGFGSSQIYLLGFSQGACLTSEFVARNAQPLGGVFILSGGVIGDSIKPERYSGDFAGTPVFLGCSDVDGHVPLHRVQDSTSLFQKLGANVTEKIYPNAPHSIFQDEINHINRILNDTK encoded by the coding sequence ATGCACAACATAAAAAATACGGTTTGGGCGGGTCAGCCGCTCGCTCAGGCCAAACGCGTACTTATCATGGCCCACGGACGGGGAGCGAGTGCGCAGAGTATACTGAGTTTAGCGGCCGAATTGGACGTAAACGATTTTGCGCTGGCCGCGCCTCAAGCCACGGGCCATACGTGGTATCCGTACAGTTTTTTGGCTCCCGAAGCCCAAAATGAGCCCGGTTTATCGGCAGGGCTGGAGGTGTTGGGTCAATTGGTGGAAGACATCAAACGGGAAGGGTTTGGTTCTTCTCAGATTTATCTGTTGGGATTTTCACAGGGAGCGTGTTTAACGTCGGAATTTGTGGCGCGGAATGCGCAGCCGTTGGGCGGTGTGTTTATTTTGAGCGGCGGCGTCATTGGCGATTCCATCAAGCCGGAACGTTATTCGGGCGATTTTGCAGGGACTCCTGTCTTTTTGGGTTGTTCGGATGTGGACGGACACGTTCCTTTGCACCGCGTTCAGGACAGTACGTCGCTTTTTCAGAAGTTGGGGGCCAATGTGACCGAAAAAATCTACCCTAACGCGCCGCACAGCATTTTTCAGGACGAGATAAATCACATTAATCGGATATTGAACGACACAAAATGA
- a CDS encoding bifunctional helix-turn-helix transcriptional regulator/GNAT family N-acetyltransferase, translated as MELYRTLGYVALGSYMRRLGEISQQASAQIYQMYGMDFEVKWFPVFLAIAQKEAETVSKIAEYIGQSHVGVSLMVKEMVKEGFLETQKGLVDKRETNVRLTEKGGQMHARMKELLEDLEDTMNEVKNECETDVLRSLMEYEQVILRKSLPERIKSRLKIRERNKVNIFPLDPQNAAHRESFKRINYEWIERYFKVEPLDMESLENPDTFYLNKGGIVLLAEYQGAIVGTSALKPMTEDSMELSKMGVDNSAKGLGIGELLGQSIVDEARKMGLKRLYLETNSRLLPALNLYQKLGFKTVKDFSSPYSRADVAMELFL; from the coding sequence ATGGAATTGTATCGAACATTAGGCTACGTTGCCTTGGGAAGTTATATGCGTCGGCTTGGCGAAATCAGCCAACAGGCCTCTGCGCAGATCTATCAAATGTACGGGATGGATTTTGAGGTAAAGTGGTTTCCGGTATTTTTGGCCATTGCCCAAAAAGAAGCCGAAACCGTTTCCAAAATTGCCGAATACATCGGGCAATCGCACGTAGGGGTTAGCCTAATGGTGAAAGAAATGGTCAAGGAAGGTTTTCTGGAAACGCAGAAAGGCTTGGTCGACAAACGGGAAACCAACGTTCGCCTGACCGAAAAAGGCGGGCAGATGCATGCACGCATGAAGGAGCTTTTGGAGGACCTGGAAGACACCATGAACGAGGTAAAAAACGAATGCGAAACCGACGTGTTGCGGTCGCTGATGGAGTACGAGCAGGTAATCCTGCGCAAAAGCCTGCCCGAACGCATCAAAAGCCGACTGAAAATTCGGGAGCGAAATAAAGTAAATATCTTTCCGCTTGACCCTCAAAACGCCGCACATCGCGAAAGTTTCAAACGCATCAATTACGAATGGATCGAACGTTATTTTAAGGTCGAACCGCTCGACATGGAATCACTGGAAAACCCTGATACATTTTACCTGAACAAAGGCGGCATCGTACTGTTGGCTGAATATCAGGGCGCTATCGTAGGAACTTCGGCGCTCAAGCCCATGACCGAAGACAGCATGGAATTGTCTAAAATGGGCGTCGACAACAGCGCCAAAGGCTTGGGAATCGGTGAGTTACTGGGGCAATCCATCGTGGACGAAGCCCGAAAAATGGGATTGAAACGCTTGTATTTGGAAACCAATTCGCGTTTACTTCCTGCCTTGAACCTTTACCAAAAGCTGGGTTTTAAGACCGTAAAGGATTTCAGCTCGCCGTATTCGCGTGCCGATGTGGCCATGGAGCTGTTTCTGTAA
- a CDS encoding YciI family protein gives MNKYMLAFWNALPSEEAFAQLSPEAIQAEIQKWNQWIGSIAAQGKMISAEGLYPTGKTVSGSQHAVTDGPFTEGKEIIGGFMILTADSFDEAIELSKGCPIYDSEGRVEVRQIQKFN, from the coding sequence ATGAACAAGTACATGCTCGCTTTCTGGAATGCCCTTCCTTCCGAAGAGGCCTTTGCTCAACTTTCGCCCGAAGCGATTCAGGCCGAGATCCAAAAATGGAACCAATGGATCGGGAGCATTGCCGCTCAGGGCAAAATGATCTCCGCCGAAGGTCTTTACCCTACCGGAAAAACGGTATCGGGTTCACAACACGCAGTTACTGACGGCCCCTTTACCGAAGGCAAAGAGATCATCGGCGGGTTTATGATCCTCACCGCCGACAGCTTTGACGAAGCCATTGAACTCTCCAAGGGCTGCCCCATCTACGACTCAGAAGGCAGAGTGGAAGTACGTCAGATTCAGAAATTTAATTAA